Proteins encoded by one window of Musa acuminata AAA Group cultivar baxijiao chromosome BXJ2-9, Cavendish_Baxijiao_AAA, whole genome shotgun sequence:
- the LOC135621954 gene encoding organelle RRM domain-containing protein 1, chloroplastic-like yields MATLHHHRPISLTVLPPLSRLRPSSAIPATLFSGPPLSGLPCTPLSARAIRDKRILGPVRGCATSDSAISPGPPPSSRIFVKGLSRSTSEGFLAKTFSSFGEVKKIMIITSKSSKQSLGLAYIWFAREQDALMAVKEMNGKFLDGRFVAVTIAEAESPSKQVRAKPYRF; encoded by the exons ATGGCTACGCTTCACCACCATCGGCCCATTTCACTGACCGTTCTCCCTCCTCTCTCCCGGCTGAGACCTTCTTCGGCTATCCCCGCAACGCTGTTCTCGGGCCCACCGCTCTCCGGACTGCCGTGCACTCCGTTATCTGCTCGGGCCATCCGCGATAAGCGCATCCTTGGACCCGTCCGTGGATGCGCGACCTCAGATTCCGCGATTTCCCCCGGACCTCCACCCTCGTCGAGGATCTTTGTGAAAG GATTATCTCGTTCAACGTCTGAGGGATTCTTGGCAAAGACCTTTTCATCCTTTGGAGAAGTCAAGAAAA TAatgataattacaagcaaaagttCGAAACAGTCTCTGGGACTTGCATATATATGGTTTGCCCGTGAACAAGATGCACTAATGGCGGTAAAGGAGATGAATGGAAAG TTTCTTGATGGCAGGTTTGTTGCTGTCACAATTGCAGAAGCTGAATCTCCTTCTAAACAGGTAAGAGCCAAACCATACAGATTTTGA
- the LOC135623179 gene encoding glutamine synthetase leaf isozyme, chloroplastic-like has protein sequence MAQMMVSPMQCQIRFPSKSLQGKPMITSKMWNSLLLNAQRFKTKRSVSAFKVLAVKSDNGVVSRLEDLLKLDMAPFTDKIIAEYIWIGGTGIDIRSKSRTISRPVEYPSELPKWNYDGSSTGQAPGEDSEVILYPQAVFKDPFRGGNNILVICDSYTPSGEPIPTNKRYRAAQIFSEQKVIDEVPWYGIEQEYTLLQTNVKWPLGWPVGGYPGPQGPYYCAVGADKSFGRDISDAHYKACLYAGINISGTNGEVMPGQWEYQVGPSVGIEAGDHIWCSRYILERITEQAGVILSLDPKPIEGDWNGAGCHTNFSTKSMREEGGYEVIKKAILNLSLRHMDHISAYGEGNERRLTGKHETANINTFSWGVANRGCSIRVGRDTEKQGKGYLEDRRPASNMDPYVVTSLLAETTILWQPSLEAEARAAKELQLQV, from the exons ATGGCTCAGATGATGGTGTCACCTATGCAATGTCAAATCAGATTTCCAAGCAAATCACTTCAGGGAAAGCCCATGATAACATCAAAGATGTGGAATTCTCTACTGTTAAATGCTCAAAGGTTTAAGACCAAAAGGAGCGTTTCTGCATTCAAAGTGCTTGCTGTAAAGTCTGACAACGGCGTCGTGTCGAGATTGGAAGATCTACTTAAGCTGGACATGGCCCCATTCACTGATAAAATCATCGCAGAATACATCTG GATTGGAGGAACTGGCATTGACATCAGAAGCAAATCACgg ACAATATCAAGGCCTGTGGAATACCCATCGGAGCTACCAAAATGGAATTATGATGGTTCAAGCACTGGGCAAGCTCCTGGAGAAGACAGTGAAGTCATTCTATA TCCTCAAGCTGTTTTCAAGGACCCTTTTCGAGGAGGGAACAATATTTTG GTAATTTGTGATTCATATACCCCAAGCGGAGAGCCCATCCCTACAAACAAGAGATATCGGGCTGCTCAGATATTCAGTGAGCAAAAGGTCATCGATGAAGTTCCTTG GTATGGAATAGAGCAGGAGTACACCTTACTACAGACGAATGTGAAGTGGCCGCTTGGATGGCCTGTGGGAGGATACCCAGGTCCTCAG GGGCCGTACTACTGTGCAGTAGGTGCAGACAAATCATTTGGTCGTGATATTTCAGATGCTCATTACAAGGCCTGTTTGTATGCTGGAATCAACATAAGCGGCACTAATGGAGAGGTTATGCCTGGACAG TGGGAATATCAGGTTGGGCCAAGTGTAGGAATTGAAGCAGGAGATCATATATGGTGCTCGAGATACATTCTCGAG AGAATCACGGAGCAAGCAGGTGTCATACTCTCTCTTGATCCAAAACCAATCGAG GGGGACTGGAATGGTGCAGGTTGTCACACAAATTTCAG CACCAAGAGCATGAGGGAAGAAGGTGGATACGAGGTGATCAAGAAGGCCATCCTCAACCTCTCGCTCCGCCACATGGATCACATCAGCGCGTACGGGGAAGGCAACGAGCGACGCTTGACCGGGAAGCATGAGACCGCCAACATCAACACCTTCTCTTGG GGAGTGGCGAATCGTGGCTGCTCCATCCGCGTGGGGCGCGACACCGAGAAACAAGGCAAAG GGTACCTGGAGGATCGTCGCCCGGCATCGAACATGGATCCGTACGTGGTGACGTCGCTTCTGGCCGAGACCACCATCCTTTGGCAGCCATCCCTGGAAGCAGAGGCGCGTGCCGCCAAGGAGTTGCAGTTGCAGGTGTGA
- the LOC135623178 gene encoding uncharacterized protein LOC135623178, which produces MSLNSEQNEQGDRSFMLDVARHQVRGGSEHSVFAPHPDPSDPTPTARIGSSIEAPEKKLTLFAFRLGILEKSASGLGTLAFVWATVVLLGGFSSALVRKDFVIVTVLLVTESTRIFGRSHELEWQHQAAWTTPEGAGRSSFRVVEDVDGRRTWRSRDVPLLPFAGWIFVSKNLSRGLSWLQLSSALACVVLSLMRLIQQDYGEVVGRDRRNLSPALNLFYGLALAEALIFLMEKAYWSWRISFCKLLEKVSRECDLGEVSIRRFFYDTYSKCIEGSVFDGLKMNLVTFAKELLVSELRDEQLIGVRVLHKLATIDRFSLDTLRKIGSSTRTIERLVEMLNWKNTGEEEEIRMRAAEIVSKLAEKRRNVLRVAAIPGAMEALSSLLVVDDSSDFNLLGLSILEKLASDHEDCWKIGNTRDLLPKIIDLTSARKTLLRNDHAADSQIRTVMSSLQVLKKLVSTTGYIGQILRQEVSEIVFTVSNIREILQHGESHMVLQKLGIEILKSLAMDESAREKIGSTGGVIKLLLSIFFEPGFTEAENSLRDEAGEALAMLTLESKKNCDRIVKETEVDRLMKALTDAVLQINASRILRNLCAYGGAECSHRLSGITAAMPTVLKVIMEAKARLLEASIGLSTEICKFLDPDEFAEFLKKAAIEETDLVVKLVQVLKEYRYPEIRVPGMRRFVIEQAIWMMRSNRNSIQLFEQLEMERFLEAVVETTSELECFHIFSGGVGLSRHSKTLSSLVETALHLMTAED; this is translated from the exons ATGAGTCTCAACAGCGAGCAAAACGAACAAGGAGATCGAAGCTTCATGTTGGACGTCGCCCGGCATCAGGTGCGAGGCGGCAGCGAGCACTCCGTCTTCGCACCGCATCCCGATCCCAGTGACCCGACTCCGACAGCGAGAATTGGCAGCTCGATCGAAGCACCGGAGAAGAAGCTGACGCTCTTCGCCTTCCGCCTCGGGATTCTAGAGAAGTCGGCAAGCGGTCTCGGCACGCTAGCCTTCGTCTGGGCCACCGTCGTCCTCCTCGGCGGCTTCTCCTCGGCCCTCGTGAGGAAGGACTTCGTGATCGTGACCGTGCTTCTCGTCACCGAGAGCACCAGAATCTTCGGCCGCAGCCACGAGCTGGAGTGGCAGCATCAAGCGGCCTGGACGACGCCGGAAGGTGCAGGAAGGTCCAGCTTCCGCGTTGTCGAGGACGTCGATGGCCGACGAACGTGGCGCTCTCGTGACGTTCCCCTGCTTCCTTTCGCTGGCTGGATCTTCGTGTCGAAGAACCTCAGCAGGGGCCTCTCATGGCTTCAGCTCTCGTCCGCCCTCGCCTGCGTGGTGCTCTCCTTGATGCGCCTCATTCAGCAGGACTACGGCGAGGTAGTCGGGCGAGATCGCAGGAACCTGAGCCCAGCTCTCAATCTATTCTACGGACTGGCGCTCGCGGAGGCGCTCATCTTCCTGATGGAGAAGGCATACTGGTCATGGAGGATCTCATTCTGCAAGTTGCTGGAGAAGGTCAGCCGAGAGTGTGATCTCGGAGAAGTCTCCATCAGGCGCTTCTTCTACGACACCTACTCCAAGTGCATCGAAGGCAGCGTCTTCGACGGCCTCAAGATGAACCTAGTGACCTTCGCCAAGGAACTCCTGGTCTCTGAGCTCCGCGACGAGCAGCTCATTGGCGTCCGAGTCCTGCACAAGCTCGCCACCATTGACCGCTTCTCCCTCGACACGCTCAGGAAGATCGGCAGTTCGACGCGGACGATCGAGAGGCTCGTGGAGATGCTGAACTGGAAGAACACGGGCGAAGAGGAAGAGATCAGGATGCGTGCGGCGGAGATAGTGTCGAAGCTTGCAGAGAAGAGGAGGAACGTGCTTCGAGTTGCTGCAATTCCAGGAGCCATGGAGGCGCTGTCATCGTTGCTCGTCGTCGATGACTCCTCGGACTTCAATCTGCTGGGACTGTCCATCCTCGAGAAGCTGGCATCAGACCACGAGGACTGTTGGAAAATTGGCAATACCAGAGATCTGCTGCCAAAGATCATCGACCTCACCAGTGCGAGGAAAACGCTACTTAGGAATGATCATGCAGCAGACTCCCAGATCAGAACGGTGATGAGTTCGCTGCAAGTGCTGAAGAAGCTGGTGAGCACGACCGGATACATCGGCCAAATTCTACGACAGGAAGTCTCTGAGATCGTGTTCACGGTGAGCAACATAAGGGAGATCCTGCAGCACGGAGAGAGCCACATGGTTCTGCAAAAGCTGGGAATCGAGATCCTAAAAAGCCTCGCCATGGACGAGAGCGCAAGGGAGAAGATTGGAAGCACGGGTGGAGTCATCAAGCTGCTTCTGTCGATCTTCTTCGAGCCAGGATTCACCGAGGCTGAGAACTCGCTCAGAGATGAAGCGGGAGAGGCGCTGGCGATGCTGACATTGGAAAGCAAGAAGAACTGCGATCGGATCGTGAAGGAGACGGAGGtggataggctcatgaaagcactGACCGATGCTGTTCTTCAGATAAATGCTTCGAGGATTCTGCGCAATTTGTGTGCCTACGGCGGAGCCGAATGCTCACATCGGCTATCGGGGATTACTGCTGCCATGCCCACT GTTTTGAAAGTGATTATGGAGGCAAAAGCGAGATTACTAGAGGCATCGATTGGTCTATCCACAGAGATCTGCAAATTCCTGGATCCTGATGAATTTGCTGAATTCCTCAAGAAAGCTGCCATTGAAGAAACTGATCTTGTAGTGAAGCTTGTGCAAGTGCTGAAAGAATACAGATATCCGGAAATCAGGGTTCCAGGAATGAGGAGATTTGTGATTGAACAAGCTATTTGGATGATGAGATCCAACAGAAACAGTATCCAGCTCTTCGAGCAATTGGAGATGGAGAGGTTCTTGGAGGCTGTAGTAGAGACCACATCCGAGCTCGAGTGCTTCCACATTTTCTCCGGCGGAGTTGGACTGAGCAGGCACAGTAAAACCTTGTCATCTCTTGTAGAAACAGCATTGCACCTAATGACAGCAGAAGATTGA
- the LOC135623177 gene encoding endo-1,3;1,4-beta-D-glucanase-like — protein sequence MNMASSQCCANPPTLSPACGDGIVVDDLGGVRAYTAGSPNSKLAILLISDIFGFEAPNLRKIADKIATSGFFVVVPNLLYDDPYSADNPERPISIWIQSHSPDKGCQDAKPIIAALKNKGISAVGAAGFCWGGKVVVELAKSSEIEAAVLCHPSFVNIDDMKGVKCPISILGAENDHISPPELLKQFEQALSLTSEERHIVKIFPGVAHGWTVKHKADDAAAVKRAQEAHQDMLNWFTQHVKKEHVN from the exons ATGAACATGGCGAGCTCCCAGTGCTGCGCCAACCCGCCGACTCTAAGCCCTGCCTGTGGCGACGGCATCGTCGTCGACGACCTCGGCGGCGTCAGGGCGTACACCGCCGGCTCCCCTAACTCCAAGCTCGCCATTCTCCTCATCTCCGACATATTCG GATTCGAAGCGCCGAATTTGAG GAAAATTGCAGATAAAATTGCCACCTCTGGTTTCTTTGTTGTGGTACCAAATCTCTTATATGATGATCCCTATTCAGCTGATAATCCTGAGAGGCCTATTTCGATTTGGATACAGTCTCATTCCCCG GACAAAGGCTGTCAAGATGCAAAACCAATTATTGCAGCTCTAAAGAACAAAGGCATATCTGCAGTTGGGGCCGCTGGCTTCTGCTGGGGAG GCAAAGTTGTCGTGGAATTAGCAAAGTCCAGTGAGATTGAAGCTGCTGTCCTTTGCCAtccttcttttgtaaatattgaTGATATGAAGG GTGTTAAATGTCCTATTTCAATACTTGGGGCTGAGAATGACCATATTTCTCCGCCTGAACTGTTGAAGCAGTTTGAGCAGGCTTTATCTTTAACATCTGAG GAAAGGCACATTGTAAAGATATTTCCTGGGGTTGCTCATGGATGGACTGTCAAACACAAAGCTGATGATGCTGCAGCTGTTAAGCGTGCTCAAGAGGCACATCAGGACATGCTGAACTGGTTTACGCAACATGTCAAGAAAGAACATGTGAACTAA